From one Grus americana isolate bGruAme1 chromosome 32, bGruAme1.mat, whole genome shotgun sequence genomic stretch:
- the PPP1R11 gene encoding E3 ubiquitin-protein ligase PPP1R11 — protein MAEAADSGSCGTATVTETGAAEPENRSLTLKLRKRKPDKKVEWSSDTVDNEHLGRRSSKCCCIYEKPRAFGESSTESEDEDEEPVARAGDEGCGHLHCVRGHKRGRGRRAAGEAPGAGEGPQALPPGPPAPMEH, from the exons ATGGCGGAGGCGGCGGATAGCGGCAGCTGCGGCACTGCCACCGTCACTGAGACCGGGGCTGCTGAGCCG gagAACCGCAGCCTGACCCTGAAGTTGCGCAAGCGGAAGCCGGACAAGAAGGTCGAGTGGTCGAGCGACACCGTGGACAACGAGCACCTGGGCCGACGCTCCTCCAAGT gctgctgCATCTACGAGAAGCCACGAGCATTCGGGGAGAGCTCGACGGAGAGCGAGGATGAGGACGAGGAGCCAGTGGCGAGGGCAGGGGACGAAGGCTGCGGCCACCTCCACTGCGTCCGGGGACATAaacgggggcgggggcggcgggctgcGGGGGAGGCGccgggggcaggggagggaccccaggcgCTGCCCCCCGGGCCCCCCGCCCCTATGGAGCACTGA
- the POLR1H gene encoding DNA-directed RNA polymerase I subunit RPA12, translating into MELPPSCFQSCLDFCPECGSVLPRPGPHSTVCCPRCAFTLQTADFEGKTIRSTIEFNRLDPTAGRGPDPAPHLEGPLVERRCPRCGHEGMAYRTRQMRSADEGQTVFYTCPHCRFQEKEDS; encoded by the exons ATGGAGCTGCCCCCCTCCTGCTTCCAGTCCTGCCTGGATTTCTGCCCCGAGTGCGGCTCCGTCCTGCCCCGGCCGGGCCCCCACAGCACCGTCTGCTGCCCCCGCTGCGCCTTCACCCTCCAGACCGCCG atTTTGAGGGTAAAACCATCCGCAGCACCATCGAGTTCAACCGGCTGGACCCCacagcggggcgggggccggaTCCTGCACCCCACCTCGAGGGGCCCCTG GTGGAGCGGCGCTGCCCCCGCTGCGGGCACGAGGGCATGGCGTACCGTACGCGGCAGATGCGCTCAGCCGACGAGGGCCAGACCGTCTTCTACACCTGCCCCCACTGCCG GTTTCAGGAGAAGGAGGATTCGTGA